Within Lytechinus pictus isolate F3 Inbred chromosome 7, Lp3.0, whole genome shotgun sequence, the genomic segment ttgaaatcggacttgaaatgacgaagaagaagcatcttgaaattgtggacggacgccacaccacggcataagctcatttggcccttcgggccggatgagctaaaagcGGAGAAAGTATACCACATTGAATTTGCATAGAAATCAAGTTGACGGCATGCTAGCAGCGGGCCTCCATTCGACTTGAGTGTAATAATGCGGGAGCGAATGGTCATTGCAACTTCTGGATTGTATATCGCATGTGGTGCAATTTAGCAGCACTCGCACGCATTGATTTTTCAACACGCGGTGAGCTATGTCAAATGGCCAAAATGAAGGGGGCGGGGGCTGTCGAAGGGCGGGCACAAAACATGTCGatatatttcaagattttaattacacatgtataacattgaattaggagaaaattaattgcaattaaaaatattcaaatatatattcaacaaacattaaatccaaaattaattttgtgtAAAGACATTTTAgaagacatttaaaaaaattgaagaaaagcTTGATTAATTCTGGGCAGATTACTCTAGTTTAACTTCAAGTCTAAGCTCTAGCCTACGTTAGATCTAGAGTAACATGCCCAAGATTCGACATGTTAACGTAAAATATCATGAAGTGATTTCATATCTATTagccgatgcaagtattttacaatCGATGATATTTATTTGCCGACgcaagtatttttaaaaatctaagttggcactgctcatgatattgTCGCCCTCTATACGCGTCTAGTATATTTGGCTACGATAACAGAGATGGCAAGATGGCGACAACAACATATGGGTAAGTAAACGCTCCTCtgcttttaatattttaatgaatttaaactttatttaacgaaaaaaatttaaaaaaatttggccAATAGTTGCCAACCAATATTGTAGCCCATGTACACAATCATAggcttaaaaaaataataagtatttTGGCGCAACATTATTGTTGCCCAATTCGTTGGTGCGTGTAGAGCAATGGTATGCCAACCCAGGCTTCATGGAGAGAAAGCCTACGTCAGTACATGGTCATCTGAATAAAATTCTCTTCATAAtagtcttctttggtcctatgatcATCACCGTGAAAAGGGACTGAAGCGGTTCGTgattggacatttatatttcacaaattatatacgcagttgataacaaataaatgaaataatggaaaatcgatgtgcagtttttgtatacctttggtaatcttagttccatatgttttatttggggaaatgtctgcatattttaatagaggcaatattgtgattgattgtttaccatttaaaattcaattttcccaagtttctacataatattccagatatacgtggcaCATGACAAGTATAGATCGTGTATCTCccaatgttattgaggtccttacatgtatgtgtgagcggtagttagctgatcgaataatatcatattttatatcatataaatcgtctgcttctcaagtatatgaagcatgttgactaaaaggcacatgctgaaacagggtatcagccaacaaaaatcaagaccaGGAAACCGTTCTGTCTTTGAGTGATCAGATACCCTTGGcagtcatggtaattgctattgttacaacacctgtattttctcattaagatgcgcgtaaccaggtgacggtgactattattggatcaaagaaatgctcgcgttaatcgtccatcttttcataggtccatggtcagtAGTACTACTTTTACTCtccagaagcctccaggctagatttaacccctggaatatatttttttgagcgGCAACTTGGATCCACTATGTGTGCATTTCAATAGCAGGTATGTTCATGTATCTTATGCATGAATGTCCCCTGCCAGTGCGAGTCCCTGTGGTTGTAGTTATGGGGAGGGAGTTGAAGTCATTTTGGAAGTCATTTTCGTCCAATATTTGGAACCGTCCGAAGTTTGGGGACTTTAATCtctatcatcatttttatactgAAAGACAAACTTAGAAGAGGAAATGTGTGGCTTCACATCGTTCATTCGGtcagttttctttttaaaaatgatcaTGTATAAGGTCTATCGCTAATCAGAACCGCAATGCATTATGGGATCGCAAAAGAAGCCGTTGTGCACGCGCTCTAGCAGACAGTCCGCAGTGCATGTGCGCAGAACTAGCTAACGGCCCCTTTTGcgatcccataatgcaatgcggtTCTGATCAGCGATATACCTTACTGTAGGAATTACCAATTCATctaactggaccctcaaaaagggaaaagttctgtctcgttcattctccttctttcaaagttgaaaacaaaatggctgatCGATACCGAGAGCAAACGCGACAGAGGTGTAACTTTTCCTTTGTTGAGTGTCCTGTTTGTGCCTTGATGTCAGGATTGTGtctcacgatagaccttcaatccatataatcgaggtaagtacttaatttattttcccccccttttatttggagtgctattgcgaccccattctaccccattttggacaGCATATGTCCGCCTagtattacacggacgagtcccTGGCCTGggttacgaaaaaaaaaaaatcgtaacaaaatggccaaTCGAGACTGGGATacaggagagaacttttcgtttttttgaggttccagtctgtgcccagatgtcaggaaactgccactcgttagaccttcatcagtagaggcgcacggccaatattggagactgtctccaatgtgggagattatctccaatatcaaagacttttgtaaagaatttgggtatccaatttcagagacagtctccagttttggagtccaaatttactccaatttcctttgtttacatttgctgcaaaaggatcaacttggcggcaaataaaaatgtgataagcagattcctcatgaaaaattaccccttttcaccgtctactttaaaaattcactgtctacttttgttttgataaggatttttgttgtcaatcacacacaaaaaaaatgggcttctgacctcagtgagacaaaattttgggtggaaaaaatcatgcttttgttggtgttgactgttgtttcttttgtccttttgcaaagcaagtctccaatgtgggagattgtctcccctattggagagagtctcccataatattggccgtgcgcctctactgttcatccatataatcgtggtaggtatactttctgttttcacaattcatttggagaaatatttagaccataaatcaccctagtctggtgactatggtcaaatacacggtaagctgcTGGGCtgccgcccgctgcgcgggcgggagctccctgacCCGCAGCCTGGGTTAGTTGTGTGAGTGGTATTgcctagtcttgaggacgcaatgatgatgatttttaaaataatgaaatatacttcttcatcattgacgtcttgacACTCTTCCCCCAGTCGCATAAGAGAAGGACCATaataaagatggatttccctcggaaatccatctttagaaacaaaaatcactttaattgtattgatttcattaattttcacaccttcctacgcctaatgcgtaggaaggttttaaaaattataacatgaaaatgtgaaaaatttaaGGTTTCTTACCTAACTGATGCCGGATAAACACCTcgatccacatgtaaacaacgtAAGTACAATAGcgtcgacccttgaaccgcttatgtatgACGTACTTCCGGCTAGCGATGCCGTTCTGATgaataatttatagaaaaaaaaaattattttgcaaatgtttaaatgtatcacataaattaaaaataattgtcaGTTTCATaccaattatttttaattacgTAATAAATTCTAACATTtgcgaaataatttttttttctataaattattcATCAGATCGGCATCGCTAGCCAGAAGTACGTcatacataagcggttcaagggtcgacgCTATTGTACTTacgttgtttacatgtggatcgAGGGGTTTACTCAGCATCAGTTAGGTAAGAAACCttaaatttttcacattttcatgttataatttttaaaatcttcctacgcattaggcgtaggaaggtgtgaaaattaatgaaatcaatacaattaaagtgatttttgtttctaaagatggatttccgagggaaatccatctttattATGGTCCTTCTCTTATGCGACTGGGGGAAGAGTgtcaagacgtcaatgatgaagaagtatatttcattattttaaaaatcatcatcattgcgtcctcaagactaggtATTGCCTATTGGCCGTGCTTCTCTActgtttacaaattaaaaacctGTTTAAGAGTTTACTTTTACATGACTGGCTATCTTGACCCATGTGGCATGTGCTCTAAgtctaaaaaataaatttgacatccTGTGCAATCCAAATTAAtgtatcacagaattgtgatttTTCGCCTTTCATACGCGGTACAAAGAATCGCACGCGATGCCGATGCTAACGGAAAGCCAATGTCACTTCATGCTGGTACCTCTCTCTCGTTTCAGTTCCTCCGCTGTTCGGAGATCGGCAGGTATCACTGCAAAAGTTGAGTTAATGAGTCTGGTAAATGTCAAGTCCAGGGGGATTGAAAGACAGGCAGGTTACTGAGAGTTGACAGGTTTAAGGGACAAGAAAAGGACATGCAGCTTAAAGATGAAGTGCAGTGTAGCTTTTAGGATCAAGGAATTTAGCGGGTGAGGGAGGGAAGCATCATAGGGTAGTAGGATGGCTGCTGTGAGTTGCCGTACGGACAGCTACAGTCTAGCATGCAAAAGCCCAACctcgcatttttttttatttcggagTCGCAATACCGGTACGTGTGAGTGAGCGAAAGCGACCGCGGGTCTGGCTAACCGAAAGGAAAGGGCGAGAGTGAATGCAATACTCACCTAAACACAAAAGGAATTTTCTCTAGCTTCGACAAAAATATTTCTGTTGTCCCTGTAAAGAGTAGGAGATTTATACAGTCTTCTCTTTTCCTAGCAATTCATTCAAATAGCTAAAGCTTACTGAGAGTACGGTAATCGCCATGTTGCCATATTCATTTCTCATCGAGAGATGGCGCTGTTTATTTTTGCAGCTTGGCGACTTGGTTAGAAACAAACTCCGCAGATCAGAAAAGGATATTTCACTCGTTTTAATCTCCTATCTTAGTTTGTATAATATGTAACTTATGCAGAGGGGTGACCAGGAGAAGGGATTTGCGAAGGATCGTTCGTTCACTTTATACAAGCAGATTAGACCATATCAGAGCTCACTCAACTCAGAAGTTACAGCTCTGTGTTTCTGCATGACTTTTGCCGAGTCGCTATCCGTCATCTGCGGGAGGTCTCTGGAGTAGCAGTCAACGccgggcccgctggtagagaaGCCCGGGCCCTGCCCTGCTGAATTATGTTGATCATATTTTTGCGCCGTTAGAGTCTGCCTCAGGTGAgctatttataattatattaatcaACATCACTCAGCAATACCATAGATTCGATTTAAGAAAATATGCCATACAAAAAATTTTGAGCAGAAAATTTGAGGAGAGAGAGAATCGGAATGATGTAAGTTGTAacttaatacatgtatgaaactgAAAGGGGGACCATAATATTtggtatgtgacaaaaaaataaaaatcatcaaatatcaatgaatttggtatcatttgaaagctcttaaaaagacctttcaaatgataccaagaactctaattttcatcaagaaattataaagttattcCAGTTTAAGTCACGCATATAATTTGTGGTCATTGTCTTAATGTATaatggtggtccccaagtctgcgcacctaacaatttgagttaagatttaacatgaatttcttcttatttcacaaaaatctttcagttaaaggagaatgaaactcttggagcaagttagcttttgtgaaagcagaaaaatcaaagaataagatcaacaaaagtttgagtaaaataggactagcaatagaagagttataagcatttgaatgtcgagatcactaatgctatggagatcctcctattggcaatgtgaccaagatctatgatgtcacagatgaacaactctccccttttggacactgaaaatataccccaaaacatctctttttgctcattctaatcatatgacaaacaattcatcaatgatataatgttgtgaaacctctgtacttgtcctctcataaagagaacacctcaccttgtgatagattctataaaagtgagaatataagtgaaataagtactaaagtaatgagggagttgtacgtgtgtgacatcacagatcttggtcgcattgccaatgggaggatctacatggcgttagtgatctcaatattcaaatgctcataactttcttattattcattcaatcttcctcaaactttcaacaatatgtttctttgatttttctctttgatatggattcagctggtttcaagggtttcattctcctttaataatattccttatattattatgagtaagtgtaccaaatttttcattgaaaaatgacagaaaatataggattttcttgaaaaaaccttgggcagtcattttcagattgaaaaaaaaatggtaccccatgtctgcgcacttataccttggtcacatttgttctacggcgagtcgaaaacagccgttttaacatttgtttgtaccagctacatatcggtggtttgaataaaaatgaataaaacgactgttttcaactcgccgtacggccgccgtagagcaaatgtgaccaaggtatcattcactttgtacacgattaagggattttgatgagaaaggctgcattttgaggccgtcacatgaaatgccctaaattcattatttttccactatTTTGAGTCaaaattttttatgaatacctgtctatgtattgcatgtgtaaagtctgtgttcgttgcgtatcttcttttaatagaatcgcgcagataagcgagtgcgcagacaaggggggctgcgcagacttgggggaacttgccataaaGTCAATGGAATACAAAACcgatttttgtgaccattttgaacccaagtcttcaacaggctctaacttctttgtttttttagccCTTTGAAGTAATGtaggtatcaatggaaaggtgaAAGAAAGCTCAATTGATGTGTAATCATGTcactttgtaatttttcttcttaatatgtgtaaaataatttcttctaatTTTAATTAATTAGGCAAATTACGGAAAATAACAATTACTCGCCTGtttttttgccaaatgaaaGTGATCATGATAgataatttatataatttagttGGCATCAAAACAGCATCATGTAGAGAATTTCctaaattaatttgtttaaagtattgtttttgtaatttctaatgtatttctttgcttttctgatataaattacaagctcatTTTCAACTTTAGTATTGTATACCGGTACAGTATGTACGGGGGTCTTTTTTTAcatatgaaaattatcattccttttgtactttgtatgaccaaataaaaatacaagtatgctattttctgatgtatttgattgtttcaccgattccttatgtattctattactttcaacaatttgttataCATAATATGTAGCTTTTGAGTTTAGAGACAATGTACatttgattacaatttttttcggAGGGATGAGCAGCTGagtgtgaaatacatgtatgtatgtagcATTGTATGCAATTTATTACAAGTATCAAGAAGTGTAAAAATTAAGCTTTAATATATTCTATCggttttcaatgcatttcttagATTTGTATACATGTTCATTGTATAACAAAGGTCCTGTTTGAGCTCtcttttttaagaaaaataaataaattcagatTCGAGAGTGAAATCACTGCAcataaatgtaggcctacataattttTACACATACTTCCATATTGTTAtgaaacagaacaaaaaaattTGCAAGATTTTGTGTAAAAGAACTTAACAATCCAAACTTACCAATCTCCCCATGGATAGGCGTGAAATGCACCAAATTATTAGTtgaagcaaaaaagaaaaggaaaagcgtggtctatttctttcaaaacaaaacaaaaaacaaccaggaaaaaacaatgtaaatagttacatttacattgtagtTTACTGACAATTGACCTCGCCTTCATACAAAAACATATAGGTCTAGACTTTGTTAGATACCGCTGAAGTGGAAACATTTTCATCCTTTAGAAGGAAAATCctactgaaaatgaaatgaaacattttttaacaatgaaaaacaagaatGAGAGAAGCAGACAAGTGAATTCTAATCataatcagacaaataatgattatagatTTAGGAAGTTGTAAATAGTATGTATTCCTTTCTAATTAGCTAAAAAGGTAATGTTATTGTGATGTAAGGTAGAGATAACTCCAATTGCTTCTACACACAACTGACTataatgcaatattttcaaaagatttGATTAGTAGGCATACTATAATTTTCTTACATGAGATCGTATGAAAACATGTGATATGTGTTGTACCTCACATATATCCTAGCCTGAGGGTAGCTGCTTCTAAAGGAGAAAGCCAGAAATTTCTGTTTATTAAGTACATGGTAAATGAGAAAATGGTCCTTACCATTTGTTACAATCTACATaccaagttgccaatttgatagTGTTAAttgtctcatttttttaaacagtcaACTTTATTATACCTTTTCCAGCTTTCCATCAAACTAATAACCCTATATTTTTAATGCAAATCATTTATTACCAGTTGGGTTCCTTTTTAATTTCTACAGtattctaattttttaaatGGGTAAtcagtaatatatattttttttctctctttagaGTTTAATATTAGTTTAAGTTAAGTTAGTTGATCCCAGTTGAAACCAATGACAAGACAGTTATAACTTATTTGCTGACCAGAAAATTTTCCAGAATTTTCCCATACTATAGGACACATAGCATCGTGCTAACAAGATCCAGCTTACTTGTGTATTCATTAAGCCAACAAGCCTCGTAATCGCAACTCTTTTCATTGACCTGTTTCCATATGAAAGAATACACCAATACATATAATATATGTATGGTCCTTATGTGATGAATACTGCTTATGCTTTGATCTCATTGTTACTATGAATGAATTATCCTAAAGCTGTCACTCTAAAAGTAATTATGTTAATCTTTCTGCAGCTGACTGCTGACctatatatgtattttaaagCTTTGCTCTTTTTATTCTATATAATTTACAGAATCAAAATGGCCAAATTCATCACACCTGTATCAGAGACAAGAGAAAATGTACAAAGATTAAAAGGGGACTACCGTTATGGACATTTTGAGGTCATCCCAAACCTTCCAACCTCAGGTCCTGCCCAAAATTCTGAAAAGCATGTCAGGActtatttcaataacaaacaaatattcCGAACCATTTGTGAGTGGTTTGAGGTCTGGATGCCATGGCAGAGGCGCATTGTTCTCTGTGGTACTACAGATAGGTGTTCTACATCTCAGCTTGAGTATCTTGCTACAGCCTTAGAACCAGTGTTTCACAGGGACTTCCAGACCTCCCTGAGAGGGAGCTATCCATCACTGACCTCCAGAAAAGTGATCCACACCAATGAACAATGGGAGAGAGCAGTTAAAATGGCAGATTCTGATTTGAGTATTGTCTACACTAAGAAAGAGAGCCAACCTTTGTCAAACAAAGAGTTACATTCTGTAAACACATTTGCTTTAAAATTTGTCAGTGGTGTCATTGCTGAAGCAGTTCAGATAGCTGCAAGAAAGGATGCAGAAGACAGTTCTGGTGTAGACTCTTATGATGACAGTCAGAAATCAAAGGGCAAAAAAGGACATCAGAGAAAGCCTTCGCCAATAGTAGAAGTCCAAGAGACCTCACCCATTGTAATTGAGAGTAATGGATCTCGTACCTTGAGCCCAACTACTAGTCGGTCACAGCAAAGTGGATGTTCATCATCTTCCAAAGACACTTTGCTGAAAGTTCCAAAGAGTGAAAGGACCAGTTTCTCTGGCACAAAACACAGCACAACTTCCAGTCAAAGAGATGGCCTTCTGTTTATAGAGCGGAAGAGTGTTGACACCTCATCTTTCGTCAACCAAATTAATTCTTCCGCTCACCCCCTTGAGTCTTCCTTTTCTGCAAAGCCATCAGAAAGGCGAAAAACAAAGAATCGATCAATGGCTTATAATCAGTATTTCTGTGGACAGGAGGATACAGGCTTAGTTGATCAGCATCACTTGGATGCTCTACCACCTCTTGAGGCCAAAAAGGTGTCCACTTTCAACTGGTGTATGAGTCACAGGGTCACACCTTCTGCAGGGTCAACTGTAGCTGGATCAGCAGAAAGCCATAGAAGTAAACTACACAAGCACACCAAGACCTATCCAACCCCAGGAAGTGCAGCAACCACAACAGACTTCTTTGATCGCTCAAAGATACAGAAACTAGGTAAGATATTTATGTAAAGGTATCCACAACCAAAAtccaaatttattcatattggTTTGAGTGAGATATGGATTACATGTACCTTTATGATGGTTGGGGTCTACAAGTTTGGAAAACATTTTATAAGAATGAGAAAAATTCCATGaagtatgtacatatttatttgaataaacaagTAGGA encodes:
- the LOC129264995 gene encoding uncharacterized protein LOC129264995, with the protein product MAKFITPVSETRENVQRLKGDYRYGHFEVIPNLPTSGPAQNSEKHVRTYFNNKQIFRTICEWFEVWMPWQRRIVLCGTTDRCSTSQLEYLATALEPVFHRDFQTSLRGSYPSLTSRKVIHTNEQWERAVKMADSDLSIVYTKKESQPLSNKELHSVNTFALKFVSGVIAEAVQIAARKDAEDSSGVDSYDDSQKSKGKKGHQRKPSPIVEVQETSPIVIESNGSRTLSPTTSRSQQSGCSSSSKDTLLKVPKSERTSFSGTKHSTTSSQRDGLLFIERKSVDTSSFVNQINSSAHPLESSFSAKPSERRKTKNRSMAYNQYFCGQEDTGLVDQHHLDALPPLEAKKVSTFNWCMSHRVTPSAGSTVAGSAESHRSKLHKHTKTYPTPGSAATTTDFFDRSKIQKLGAMKGVLRTGHINKPPLVQDLYIPVQKTFKPSKWWTPRPVVVPAKKQQLRAAFKDQLEQIWIWLKEWEDHEKGDLLVELIKMCDQELIKFFASCLTKRLHQYVNWLEDRMDINSLPDKVLLHIFYMLSPKDLLQVELVCRRWRFLVSQEELWRYQCLLLGASHGSPDLVQLIEFYMSENAVDWREAYWNLTDIMVHHDEVVLVGSIPKPALKRMWRMVTDRISELRRRHLHEDTESESSESTVVSKSDSVCSEVVEIAVAVAHPRPSSAHTETSSDIERDEPDMRSAEAHTPVDEILRMRKRTTSRKRRSTKKEDIALDIRPELHRAKDLLNPSEEDDEEHIHYDGKIKQIKRVRRLQTVSLEDLDACLGICRKDTPELIQLE